In Sandaracinaceae bacterium, the genomic window CGCGTTCAGGTGCGCGTCCGCCATCACCTCTTCGGGCGTCAGCACCACCTCGAGGCAGCAGTCGTGCTCGTTGGAGAACGCCTCCCACTCGTCGCGCGTGCGGCTCGCGAAGATCTCCGCGATCTTGGCCTTCCACTCCACCTGCTTGGGCCCGGGCATCTGCGCGCGCATGTCGAACGGGATGCCCACGCCCTCGCAGAACGTCTGCCAGAACTTGGGCTCGAGGGCGCCCAGCGACACGGCCTTGCCGTCCTTGGTGGCGTAGGTGTTGTAGGTGCAGATGCCGCCCAGCAGCATGTCCTCTCCGCGCGGCAGCTGGAAGCCGCCCACGGTGGCGCCAAAGCCCGTGTGCGCCAGGCACAGCGCCGCCTCCGCCATGGCGATGTCCACGAAGCGACCCTGACCCGTGCGGCCGCGCGAGTGCAGCGCCGCCAAGATGCCGATGACCGCGAACAGGCCGCCGCCGATGTCGGCCATCTGCACGCCGGGGGGCTGGGGCGGGCGGTCCGAGGGGCCCGTGTACCCGAGCACGCCACCGCGCGCGAGGTAGTTGAGGTCGTGGCCCGCGCGCTGCGAGAGCGGGCCGTCCTGGCCGTAGCCCGTGATGGCGCAGTAGATGAGCCCGGGGTGCACTGCGCGCAGCGTCTCGTAGCCGAGGCCCAGGCGCTCCATCACGCCGGGGCGGTTGCCCTCGAGCACGATGTCGTAGGTGGGCAGGATGCGCAGGAACGCCTCGCGCCCCGCGTCGGTCTTGAGGTCCAGCACCAGGCTGCGCTTGCCGCGGTTGGCCCAGTGGAAGAGCGTGCCCATGCCGTCGTCGGCGAGCGGGGGCGTGATGCGCAGGAAGTCTCCGCCGCGCGGGTCCTCGAGCTTGTCCACCTGGGCGCCGAGGTCGGCCAACACCATGGAGCAGTAGGGGCCGGGCAGCAGGCGCGAGACGTCGAGCACCTTGACGCCTTCGAGGGAGCGGGATTCGTCGTTCATGCGTTCTTCTCTGCGGTGGGGGGAGTGCGGGGCGCCGTGGGCTCAGCCCAGGATGGCGGGCAGCTTGATGGCCAGCATGGCGTTGCCGGTGACGTGCACCACGCCCGACGTGAAGTGGTTCATGGCGCGG contains:
- a CDS encoding CoA transferase translates to MNDESRSLEGVKVLDVSRLLPGPYCSMVLADLGAQVDKLEDPRGGDFLRITPPLADDGMGTLFHWANRGKRSLVLDLKTDAGREAFLRILPTYDIVLEGNRPGVMERLGLGYETLRAVHPGLIYCAITGYGQDGPLSQRAGHDLNYLARGGVLGYTGPSDRPPQPPGVQMADIGGGLFAVIGILAALHSRGRTGQGRFVDIAMAEAALCLAHTGFGATVGGFQLPRGEDMLLGGICTYNTYATKDGKAVSLGALEPKFWQTFCEGVGIPFDMRAQMPGPKQVEWKAKIAEIFASRTRDEWEAFSNEHDCCLEVVLTPEEVMADAHLNARGVWVERPTHKGGSVKQARTPVAPAAMGIAPKQGEHSAAVLREAGFSEDELKKLHEGGAFG